A part of Molothrus aeneus isolate 106 unplaced genomic scaffold, BPBGC_Maene_1.0 scaffold_30, whole genome shotgun sequence genomic DNA contains:
- the QPCTL gene encoding glutaminyl-peptide cyclotransferase-like protein, which produces MRHLPAGPRRPRAAGSSPGPAPVPLPVPEPGPGRFRGLLPRPPRAARPLLPLLLLAALAAAALILVSWPGGESGESAPDPPKSARDPSDRALRTLLAQLDPARLWGSLLRPLLHERVPGGPGSRHAREHILSHLRSLRARWHLELDTFVAATPRGQVTFSSVVATAAPAAARRLALACHYDTKVLPPGRGAPGHGAPGQGAPGQGAPEPFVGATDAAVPCALLLELASALDGHLSSREGQDPPVTLQLLFLDGEEAFGTWSESDSLYGARHLAGTMAARGHPAGSEVTAMSLLVLLDLLGAPSPAIHSHFPQSHRWFLRLHGIEQRLRRLGLLQSPPPPFFRLAPAPGPVEDDHVPFLRRGVPVLHVIPTPFPRVWHTLGDTEDNLHPPTVHDLAKVLLLFVAEFLQL; this is translated from the exons aTGCGCCATCTCCCGGCCGGGCCGCGCCGCCCTCGGGCCGCGGGTTCGAGTCCCGGACCGGCCCCGGTGCCGCTGCCGGTACCGGAACCGGGGCCGGGCCGGTTCCGGGGGCTCCTCCCGCGGCCCCCGCGCGCGGCGCggccgctgctgccgctgctgctgctggcggcgCTGGCGGCCGCCGCCCTCATCCTCGTGTCCTGGCCCGGCGGGGAGAGCGGGGAGAGCGCGCCG gaccccccaaaatccgcCCGGGACCCCTCGGACCGCGCCCTCCGGAccctcctggcccagctggACCCCGCCCGGCTCTGGGGGTCCCTCCTGAGGCCCCTCCTGCACGAGAGGGTCCCGGGGGGGCCCGGCAGCCGCCACGCACGAGAG cacatccTGTCGCACCTGCGCTCCCTCCGCGCCCgctggcacctggagctggaCACCTTTGTGGCGGCCACGCCCCGCGGGCAGGTGACCTTCAGCAGCGTGGTGGCCACGGCGGCGCCGGCGGCCGCGCGGCGCCTGGCCCTGGCCTGTCACTACGACACCAAGGTGCTGCCACCTGGGCGCGGCGCACCTGGGCACGGCGCACCTGGGCAGGGCGCACCTGGGCAGGGCGCACCTGAGCCCTTCGTGGGCGCCACCGACGCCGCCGTGCCCTGCGcgctcctgctggagctggcctCGGCCCTGGACGGGCacctgagcagcagggagggacag gacCCGCCCGTGACGCTGCAGTTGCTGTTCCTGGACGGGGAGGAGGCGTTCGGCACCTGGAGCGAGAGCGACTCCCTGTACGGGGCGCGGCACCTGGCGGGGACAATGGCGGCCAGGGGCCACCCCGCGGGGTCAGAGGTCACCGCCATG agcctgctggtgctgctggacctgctgggtgcccccagccccgccaTCCACAGCCACTTCCCCCAGAGCCACCGCTGGTTCCTGCGCCTGCACGGCATCG AGCAGCGTTTGCGCcgcctggggctcctgcagtcgccgccgccgccgtttTTCCGCctggccccggccccgggccccGTCGAGGACGACCACGTGCCCTTCCTGCGGCGAG gtgtcccggTGCTCCACGTGATCCCGACGCCGTTCCCGCGGGTCTGGCACACCCTTGGGGACACCGAGGACAATCTGCACCCCCCGACCGTGCACGACCTGGCCAAGGTCCTGCTGCTCTTCGTGGCCgagttcctgcagctctga